The Natrinema amylolyticum genome includes the window GCGCGCATGACCTCGCCTTCGTCGCCGGCGTGGTCGCCGCGCATGACCTCGACCGTGTCGCCCGCGTTGACGCGGGTTCGACGGGTGTCGTACTCCTCGCGGAGCTCGTCGGACAGCGTCGCGTGCAGCTGCTTCTGTCGCTCGTGCAGCGGCGCGTTTCTCGTCTGCGTTCGCTGTTTGTGTGGTTGTTCAGTCATATCTATACGATCATCGTCGCCGTACTGGCGATTGCTCCGAAGCGCTCTGCGACTTCGCGGGCGATCGGCCCCTTGATCTCCGTGCCGCGGGGCTCCTCGTTCTCGTCGATGATGACCGCCGCGTTGTCCTCGAACTTGAGCCGCGTGCCGTCGGGCCGGCGGATCGATTTCCGCTGGCGGACGACGACGGCCTCGAGGACCTGTCGGCGCATCTCCGGGGTACCCTTGGTGACCGAGACGGTCACCTTGTCACCGATCCCCGCCTTCGGCTGGCGGTTCTTGGTGCCGTGGTAGCCCGCGACGCTGATGACCTTCAGCTCACGCGCGCCGGTGTTGTCGGCACACGTGATCAGTGAGCCCTTCTTCAGGCCCTGCGTGACGTCGGCCTTCATCGCCTCCATCACTGATCACCCTCGTCTGCGGCCGCGGCGAGGTCCTCGTCGGAGAGCTCCGGCTCAGGCTCGGCCTGGCTCGTGAGCTCTGCGAGGTCCTCTGCAGTCGCTTCTTCGGTTACTTCGACGACCACGTGCGATTTCGTCTTCGACAGTGGTCGGGTCTCTGCGATCTTGACCGTGTCACCGACCGAGAGCGGCTCGAGCACGCCCGGAACGTGTGCCGGGATGCGCGAGCGTCGTTTCATGTGTCGGTCGTACTTCGGGACCGCCACATCGTACTCTCGCTCGACGACTACGGTCTTGTCCATGTCCGTCGAAACGACGGTCCCTTCGAGGATCTGCCCTCGAACGGAGAGTTCGCCGTAGAACGGACACTTTTCGTAGTCGTATTCCTCCGGGTTTTCCGGTTCCGGAGGGGTTTCAACGTCTAGTCCTATTGCCATGGTGAGTCACCACTCGTTTCCGTGCGTCGGGCGGGTCGTGAGAGCAGCCGCGATCCATCGACCGTAACGTAGGCTACGTCCTCGCCAGCAGCGCGACTGCGGTCCCGGGAGGGACCGTCGTCGCGACAGCCAGCGACATTGCCGCCGGCTCGGTCCGCCGAAGTGGATCGCTCCTCCCCAGCGGGTTGAGTATCGGCCAGTTTGGACGCAGTCCCCGATCCCTTCTCGAGATCGGCGGCGTCATCTGTGATCGCGAACTCGAACGTCGAGCCCGATTTCGGCACCATCACGACCCGAGACTCGCCGTCGTCACGAATCTCGATCGACAGGGTCTTCGTCGTCTCGATGACGACGCGGCCCGTCAGACCCACCCGTGAGGAGTCGTCACTCTCGACGACTCGGACGGGGAGCCCGTTGAGTTCGTGTCGCGGCAGCGTCTCGGGTGTCAGTGCCATTGGTGTGTGGTTGTGTTATTCGGCAGTCGCTTCTACGTCGTCCAGGTCGCCTTCCTCTCGCTGAATCGTCTTGATTCGCGCGATGGTGCGACCAAGTTCGCCGATACGGCCCGGATTCTCCGGAGCCCCACCGGCCGCGAGGACGGACTTCGCGTTCAGCAGCTCGGTCTCGAGCTCCTCGAGTTCCTCCTGCCGTTCGGCAGGCGTCATGTCGCGGATCTCTTCGACGTGGAGGATCGCCATCAGGCGTCACCTCCCTCGTCTGCGTCTGCCTCGTCTTCCATCTCTTCGACGAGTTCCTCGGCCTCCGCTTCGACGTCTTCCTCGAGCTCTTCGAGATCTTCTTCGACGTCTTCGTCGCCGCCGGGGACCTCGACCTCGTCGAACTCCTCGTCGGCGTCGGCCTCGACCTCTTCCTCGATGACCTCCTCGACGACGTCTTCGTCGAGGTCGGCCTCGGCGTCGGGCTCTGCGGCCTCGTCAGCCGCGGCCTCGGCATCCGCTTCGGCGGCCTCGGCCTCCTCGGGTTCGCCCTCGAGGAGTTCCTCGACGCCACCTTCCGCGTTGACTTCGACGGCGTCCGGAACGACTTCTTCCGGATCCATGTCCTCGTTGACCTCGAAGTCGTCGGGCAACTCGGCACCCGGCGGGATGATCTTCACGTCGACACCGATGGTGCCGAGTTTCATGACCGCGACGCCCTGGCCGTGGTCGACGACCTCCTCTGCGGGCTCGCCGTTGTGCTTGATGTAGCCGCGGTTGAACTTCTCGACGCGCGATCGCGCGCCGGTAACCTTCCCGGACAGGACGATCTCCGCGCCGAGCGCACCGGCTTCCATGATGCGGTCGATCGTCGTGTGACCGGCCTTCCGGAAGTACCAGCCGCGCTCGAGTGCGTTGGCCAGTCGGTCCGCGACGATCCGTGCGTTGAGGTCGGGTTCTTCGACCTCTTGGACGTCGATCTGGGGGTCCTCGAGGTTGAACTTCTCCTCGAGAGCCGTCGTGACCTTCCGGATGTTCTCGCCGCCTTTGCCGATGACCATCCCGGGCTTTTCGGCCTTGAGGACGATCTGGGTACCCATCGGCGTCTTGGCGACGTCCATACCACCGTAGCCCGCGCGGCCGAGTTCTTCTTGGAAGAACTCGTCGATCTGGGACCGCTGCAGGCCGTTTTCGATGAATTGGTGTTCGTCAGCCATTAGCTATCGTCCTCCTCGTCGGTGTCGGTCTCTTCGACGATGATCTCGACGTCGACCTGTGGCGTATTCCACGAGGACGCACGCCCCATCGCGCGGGGCTTGCGGCCTACGGACTCGCCGATCTTGTGAGCGGCGACGTGGACGATCTCCATGGATTCGCCGTCGAAGCCCTGATGATCCGCGTTGGCTTCGACGTTCTCGAGCAGATCGAGGAATTCCTTGGAGACCTTCTCCGGGTACTTGCCGGCGTCCCAGCCGTCGATGTCGGAGCGGTGTCCGGCACCGGCGTTGTGGGACTTAAACGGCACCGACTGGTTCTCGTCGATGACGTCTTGTAGGTACGCCTGGGCCTCGCCGACGGTTCGGCCCTTGAGTTCGCGTGCGACCTCTTTGCTGTGCTTGTTGCTCATGTGACGCTCCCGAAGCATCGCTTTCGCGGTGGCGTCGGGATCGGCGTCGACTGAGTAGTTGATTCCCATACGATGATCACTTCAGTGGGACGAACTTCGACGATCGGGTCGCGCCGATACCGGCCTGTCCGTGCTCGACGGAGGTCCGCGTCAGCTGGAACTCGCCGAGGTAGTGGCCGATCATTTCGGGCTCGACGCGAACGCGCTCGAACGCCTGTCCGTTGTAGACCTCGAAGGTCATGCCAACGAACTCCGGCAGGATCGGCATATCCCGCAGGTGCGTTCGGATCGGGTCGTTCGCCGTTTCTTCCTCGCCCTTCTCGCGGGCCTCCTCGAGAAGCTTCTCCTTCTCGACGGAGAGACCGCGTTGGATACTTCGCCGCTGACGTGCGGGGAGCAGTTCGACGACCTCGTCGAGCTCCAGTGCCTGCAGCTCCTCGAGCGTGTGGCCGCGGTAGGTGAACTCACCTTCACGGCCGGTTCGGTACTCCTGACTCATTTGTTGCCACCTCGACCGGTACTCCGGGAGGCGATGTCACCGACCTTCCGTCCCGGCGGGGCGTCCCGCGAGACGGACTTGGGTTTGCCGGGGTGTTGCCGGCCGCCGCCACCGAACGGGTGGTCGACGGCGTTCATGGCGACACCGCGGACGCGAGGCCACTTGGTGCCCCGGGACTTCATCTTGTGATACTTGTTCCCTGCCTTGACGAACGGCTTCTCCGTTCGGCCACCGCCGGCGACGACGCCGATCGTGGCACGACACTGCGGATCGAGGCGTTTGACCTCGCCGCTGGGAAGCTGGATGACCGCTGCGTTGCGGTCGTGGGTGATCAGGTCCGCGTTCGTTCCCGAGGCGCGTGCGAATCGACCGCCGTCGCCCGGGTTCGACTCGACGTTACAGACCGGCACTCCTTCGGGGATCTCCGCGAGCGGGAGCGTGTTACCGGGCTTGATCTCCGCGGTGACGCCGACCTGTAGCTCCTCGCCGACGGTGATACCTTCGGGGGCGAGGATGAGGCGCTGATCGCCGTCATCGAACTCGACGGCGGCGATCGGCGCGGATCGTGCCGGGTCGTGTTCGATGTCGACGATCGTCCCACGGACGAGGTCGTCGTCTTCTTCTTTCTTGTGTTCGAGGTCCGCCTTGTAGCGGTGCGAGGGGGCACGGAACGTGGAGGTCCCGCGACCGCGTCGTTGTCCTTGAATGCGTCGTCCCATTCTCAGAACACCCCGATTCGCGAAGCGACTTCCTGTGCGTCGTCCTCCTCGGAGAGGCGGACGATCGCTTTCTTTTTGCCGTTCATCGTTACCTGCGTGTTGATGTTCTCGACGGAGATCTCGAACCGCTCCTCGACCTCGTCCCGAATTTCGGGCTTGGTCGCGTCCGGGTTGACGACGAACTGGAGCTTGTTTTCGAAGTCCATGTCGTTCATCGCCTTCTCGGTCACGAGCGGGTGTTCGATGGCCGAACTCATCGGTCGGCCACCTCCTCGAGTGCGCTCTCGGTCCAGACCGTGAGTCGTCCCGGCTGTGCACCGGGCGCGAGATCCTCCGCGTTGACCTCAGCGGCCGTCGTCACGTCGGCACCCGCGAGGTTCCGGGCCGCACGGGACGGGCCGGTCTCGCTGGAGGTGACGAAGAGGATCGACGTCGGCGTCTTGTACTTGCGGCCACGGGCTTTCCCCTGACCGGAACGGA containing:
- the rplX gene encoding 50S ribosomal protein L24, which translates into the protein MTEQPHKQRTQTRNAPLHERQKQLHATLSDELREEYDTRRTRVNAGDTVEVMRGDHAGDEGEVMRAILEDGTIHVEDVTVETADGEEVPRPLDPSNVRITELDLEDERREARLEGDSE
- a CDS encoding 50S ribosomal protein L14 translates to MEAMKADVTQGLKKGSLITCADNTGARELKVISVAGYHGTKNRQPKAGIGDKVTVSVTKGTPEMRRQVLEAVVVRQRKSIRRPDGTRLKFEDNAAVIIDENEEPRGTEIKGPIAREVAERFGAIASTATMIV
- a CDS encoding 30S ribosomal protein S17; the encoded protein is MAIGLDVETPPEPENPEEYDYEKCPFYGELSVRGQILEGTVVSTDMDKTVVVEREYDVAVPKYDRHMKRRSRIPAHVPGVLEPLSVGDTVKIAETRPLSKTKSHVVVEVTEEATAEDLAELTSQAEPEPELSDEDLAAAADEGDQ
- a CDS encoding ribonuclease P protein component 1, whose translation is MALTPETLPRHELNGLPVRVVESDDSSRVGLTGRVVIETTKTLSIEIRDDGESRVVMVPKSGSTFEFAITDDAADLEKGSGTASKLADTQPAGEERSTSADRAGGNVAGCRDDGPSRDRSRAAGEDVAYVTVDGSRLLSRPARRTETSGDSPWQ
- the rpmC gene encoding 50S ribosomal protein L29 is translated as MAILHVEEIRDMTPAERQEELEELETELLNAKSVLAAGGAPENPGRIGELGRTIARIKTIQREEGDLDDVEATAE
- a CDS encoding 30S ribosomal protein S3, with the translated sequence MADEHQFIENGLQRSQIDEFFQEELGRAGYGGMDVAKTPMGTQIVLKAEKPGMVIGKGGENIRKVTTALEEKFNLEDPQIDVQEVEEPDLNARIVADRLANALERGWYFRKAGHTTIDRIMEAGALGAEIVLSGKVTGARSRVEKFNRGYIKHNGEPAEEVVDHGQGVAVMKLGTIGVDVKIIPPGAELPDDFEVNEDMDPEEVVPDAVEVNAEGGVEELLEGEPEEAEAAEADAEAAADEAAEPDAEADLDEDVVEEVIEEEVEADADEEFDEVEVPGGDEDVEEDLEELEEDVEAEAEELVEEMEDEADADEGGDA
- a CDS encoding 50S ribosomal protein L22, encoding MGINYSVDADPDATAKAMLRERHMSNKHSKEVARELKGRTVGEAQAYLQDVIDENQSVPFKSHNAGAGHRSDIDGWDAGKYPEKVSKEFLDLLENVEANADHQGFDGESMEIVHVAAHKIGESVGRKPRAMGRASSWNTPQVDVEIIVEETDTDEEDDS
- a CDS encoding 30S ribosomal protein S19, with the translated sequence MSQEYRTGREGEFTYRGHTLEELQALELDEVVELLPARQRRSIQRGLSVEKEKLLEEAREKGEEETANDPIRTHLRDMPILPEFVGMTFEVYNGQAFERVRVEPEMIGHYLGEFQLTRTSVEHGQAGIGATRSSKFVPLK
- a CDS encoding 50S ribosomal protein L2 translates to MGRRIQGQRRGRGTSTFRAPSHRYKADLEHKKEEDDDLVRGTIVDIEHDPARSAPIAAVEFDDGDQRLILAPEGITVGEELQVGVTAEIKPGNTLPLAEIPEGVPVCNVESNPGDGGRFARASGTNADLITHDRNAAVIQLPSGEVKRLDPQCRATIGVVAGGGRTEKPFVKAGNKYHKMKSRGTKWPRVRGVAMNAVDHPFGGGGRQHPGKPKSVSRDAPPGRKVGDIASRSTGRGGNK
- a CDS encoding 50S ribosomal protein L23, whose protein sequence is MSSAIEHPLVTEKAMNDMDFENKLQFVVNPDATKPEIRDEVEERFEISVENINTQVTMNGKKKAIVRLSEEDDAQEVASRIGVF